The genomic segment CATCGCTGGCGACCGAGAGCTGGCTGTCAGCGGCGTCGTTCCAGGAGACGACGCGGGTGCTGACGGAGGCAGCGATCCAGGGGAAGGTCGACTACCTGCGCGGACTGAAGGAGAATGTGATCATCGGTAAGCTGATTCCGGCCGGTTCAGGTTTCTGGGAGCGGAAGCGACGGCGGGAGGCAGCGCTGAGTGCGCTGGATGAGGTGACGCTCGCCGGGTTGGCAGCAGTGGGCCTCGGCCCGAGTGGAGAACCCCTGGCTGAGCTCGGTCGGGGCGACGTGCCGAGCGGGGAGCAGCATGATGGCGAGCACGCGGAGGCGTCGCGCACCAGCGAGCAGGCATGAGCGACGAGGGAATGGCCTCCCGAGAGGTAGTCGCTTCCTGACGATGCCGACGTTGGTTGACTTTACGGGCAGAGTCCTGTACACTACACCTTCGTGACCCGGGTTCGGGTCACGAAGGTGTGTTATTGTTCAGTGTCCTGGTCGAGCTCGTAGCGGACGGTTGTGGGAGAGTGAGGCTCGACGGTGCCGACAATCAATCAGCTGGTGCGCAAGGGGCGGCAACAGCGGCGCAAGAAGTCGAAGGCGCCGGCGCTCCAGTTCATTTATAGTCGAGTAGGCCGGAACGCGGGCAAGCTTCGGCAGGTTCCCAAGGGGAATCCGCAGAAGCGCGGAGTTTGTATCGCGGTGCGCACGATGACGCCGAAGAAGCCCAACTCGGCGCTGCGGAAGATCGCCCGTGTCCGGCTGACGAACGGCATCGAAGTAACCGCCTATATCCCGGGTGAGGGACACAACCTCCAAGAGCACTCGGTGGTGCTCGTCCGGGGTGGGCGCGTGAAGGACTTGCCTGGCGTGCGCTATCACATCGTGCGCGGCGCGCTGGATGCGAAGGGTGTCGAGAATCGCCGTCAAGGGCGCTCCAAGTACGGGACGAAGAAGCCGAAGGAGTAGTCTCGCGCACGAGTCGGCGCCCGTCAGGTTGACGAGTTGTTGGCAGACGAAGTGCGGCATTGGGAATTCGCTCCAGGGTTGCCGCCTTCGTCTGTCTCGTGCCGAGAAGGACATCGATGAAGGGGGCGGCGAGAGATGCCGAGGCGACCGAAGTACGAGCGACGAACGATCCCGCCGGATCCGAAATACGGGAGTGAACTCGTCCAGCGCTTCATCAATAAGGTGATGCGCAACGGGAAGAAGTCGCTAGCCGAGCGGATCGTGTACAGGGCGTTCGATATCGTTGCTGAACGCACTGGGCAGCATCCGCTGGAGGTGTTCCAGCGAGCGATCCACAATGCCTCGCCGCTCTTAGAAGTCAAGCCACGACGAGTCGGCGGTGCGACCTACCAGGTTCCCGTCCAGGTCGAGCCACACCGGCGTGTCTCGCTGGCGATGCGCTGGCTCATTCAGTCGGCGCGTAATCGCAGTGGATACAACTTCGTCGACAAGTTAGCGGCAGAGATCATCGACGCTGCCAACAATACCGGTGCGACCATCAAGAAGCGTGACGACACGCACCGGATGGCCGAAGCGAACCGGGCGTTCGCGCACTACCGCTGGTAACCAAGTCGAGAACGGACGACAGGGGTCGAGATCTATGAGTACCGTGCAACCACAGATGACCGAACAACGAAAGCTCTTGTTGCAGCGGACGCGCAACATCGGGATCATCGCCCATATCGACGCGGGCAAGACGACGACGACGGAACGCATTCTCTTCTACACAGGGAAGGTCCATCGCCTCGGTGAGGTGCACGAAGGTACCGCGACGATGGATTGGATGATCCAGGAGCGGGAGCGTGGCATCACGATCACTGCTGCGGCCACAACCTGCTTCTGGCGCGATCACCGTATCAACATCATCGACACG from the Thermomicrobium sp. 4228-Ro genome contains:
- the rpsL gene encoding 30S ribosomal protein S12 encodes the protein MPTINQLVRKGRQQRRKKSKAPALQFIYSRVGRNAGKLRQVPKGNPQKRGVCIAVRTMTPKKPNSALRKIARVRLTNGIEVTAYIPGEGHNLQEHSVVLVRGGRVKDLPGVRYHIVRGALDAKGVENRRQGRSKYGTKKPKE
- the rpsG gene encoding 30S ribosomal protein S7, which gives rise to MPRRPKYERRTIPPDPKYGSELVQRFINKVMRNGKKSLAERIVYRAFDIVAERTGQHPLEVFQRAIHNASPLLEVKPRRVGGATYQVPVQVEPHRRVSLAMRWLIQSARNRSGYNFVDKLAAEIIDAANNTGATIKKRDDTHRMAEANRAFAHYRW